TCTCCAACCTACGTTCAGCAAATACCTATGAACCCAACAATGATGCTCACAACGTCCTTCTTCTCGCACCAAATGCCTCACTACTCCGCTTACACGCCCCCACGCTCCTCACCACTCTCACCCCGCTCCACGTCGGATTCCAACAACACGCGCACCCCGCAATTCACAATGTCGTCGCCGATCCGCGAGAAGCCGTCCATGAGCCAACGCGCGTTCAAGCCGAATCCCATGATGCAGACGCGCGACGCGGCGACCAAGAGGCGACGAGAGATATTTTTCAAGCGCGTGCAGAATAAGCGCGACGACAAGAAGTGGGAGTCGAGGGGTGAACAGGTATGCAATAATGTACGATAATGATGATTGTACTATTTGCTAATTCATCACTCGACAGATTCAACAGCTAGACTTTGTATCGGAGCGGAAACGTTGGGAAGCAGAGAAGGCGCGTCAGGCGCCCCCGGAAAACGACGATGTGCCTGAAGAACTTTTGGATGATGCCGCGGCACTACCGACTCAACTTCCACATTACCAAAACGCGACGACGCAGTTTGACCAGGGCTTGACGGAGGCGGATTATGTGGCTGCGCAGGAAGAATACGAACTACAGCAACTGGTTGCGTCGATGGAGCAGGATGGTGATGGACAGTCGTCGCAGCACTATGGCAGCGATGACGACGATTACGATTCTATATTCATGGAGTGTGCGATGGTGGGGGGTGAGCAGTTTGgacaacagcaacagcagcagcagcagggcCAACATGCGCAGGGAGCGTTTGGGTGTGGGGAAGATGTGGATATGGACATGACGGATGGTTGAACAGCATACCTGAGGTGAAGAGGTCACTTTGGTCATTACTGCTGATAATCAAGGCGTAAGGGGGGTTTGTGCATATTGCAAGAAGACATATCTTGACCAGTCGTTACGTCATCAGATCGTTTTTGCAAACAAAAGACATCAGGATTATATTGGGTATCTGGAAGAATGAAGCAGCCTCGCCATCAGTACATCACTGTGTCGGACAACCCTGGTCCATATCCTGCAACGCTTCTTGAGCGGCATTCATGTCGCCAACGAGGTCCGGCGGTGGTGATCCAGCAGCCTGCATCTGTATAAAATATTAGCATTAGATCATTACACAACCCATCAATATGTAGAACACATACCTTCTGCATCCGCTCCACAATATACTCTCTGTCCTGTGGATTATCATCACTATACCCCTTCCTCTCGAACCGCCCCACAATCTCCCTAACCAGCGTCTGCTGCTCCTCAAACCTCTTCAGATCATCCTTTTCCGTCTTCTCCCTGTTCTTCTCCATCCACTGAGGGAACTTGTCGTCCAGCTCCTTCATGGGCTCGTACAGGATATCCTTGTTGGTGAGCTGCTCCATCATGCCCATTAGTACCTTTGAGAAGTCTTCCTCGCCACCTTCGCCGCCGCCAAAGCCACCGGATTCCATGGATGCGAGCATTTGGGCGAGGATGTCGTCTTGCGAGGAGGAGGCTGCGGCGGAGGTTGCGGTGTCGGATGATGATTGCATGCGCTCCATTGTTTTCTTGATGGTTTCTTGGAACGACTTTTCTGCTTTTGCGGAAGTCTCTTTCTCGGCTGAGGGGCCTGCGCTTGCTTTTGCTGTATTTGTTCCTTCGGGTTTGGACGCGTCGGAGTGGCCGTGTCCGGGTACTGCGAGAGGGTTTGCGCCGCCCATTTCTTCGCTCATCTCCTTCATGATGTCTTCAAACTGCTTCTGGAAGTCGCCCTGTCCTAGGAGATTTTCCATCTCCTTCTGTAGCTGTTTCTGGAACTCATCTTGGTCTTCGAGTAGCAACTCTGCGGGAGATATGTCTTGGGCTGGCCTGCCGGGACCGGAAGAGGCGGGGGCGTCGCTGGGGTAGGCGGCTGCTATGGAAGAGGCGGTGGGGACTTTGGCATCTAGTTTTGTATTTGCGAATTCATCGAGCACATCGTCAAGATCTGAGAGATCGTCTTCTTCGGGGTCTGATGCTACCTCGGGTGGTGGAGGGGCAGCTGCCGTGGAAGGTTTGACAGCTTCCTGCTCTTCTTTCTTGGCCGCCGTATCCGTCATAGCTCCTATATATCACTATCCGGTATCCGTATTAACGCGTATCAAAGTTAAGAGTCAAAAGAAGCAGTGGTGGAGGACACAGGTGTTGAGCATATGCACGTAGAATACCAGCCTCGGCCCGCCAGCACGCACTCATCACATGGATAAGCGGGGCAAGTAAGTTAGCGCGGGGCGAGATCGGCAATCGCACCTTCCACCTTGGCGGCTGCGCGACCGACACCTTGCAACGGGATCTAGGCCGGAACCAATGCTGTGGGCGCCCGAGAATTGTTGTCTCGTCACGTGCAACCGTATCCCGACTTCACTTGCTCTTGTCTGAGCTGTGCCTGTCTACCTTGACCACAACATCGTAGTAGCGTTAAACCACGATACCGCACCCCAAACTTCGCATCTTGTACCCGCTTCACTCGTCGACAACTTCGCTGCTCACCGTGGACTTCTCAACCACCGCGGTACGAAACTAAGGAGTACACCGACTAGACAATCAGGCGCAAATCGCCCACGCGCTATAACACATTACGCGCAATGTCTCTCTGCATCAATCGCCTCTCGGAGGAGAGGTACGTCAACCCAACGTCGTGTTCCACTACATGGTGCTTTCGCTAACACCATGTCTCAGGAAGTCCTGGCGAAGAGACCACCCCTTTGGCTTCTTCGCAAAGCCCATGCGCGGCACCAACGGCATGATGGACCTCAAGAAGTGGGAGTGTGGTGTCCCCGGCAAGGAAAAGACCATCTGGGAAGGCGGCCTCTTCAAGCTGGAAGTTGTCTTTCCCGATGAGTACCCGACAAAGCCTCCCAAGTGTACGTACCCGCCCTCCCTTACCACACCCACGCATATCATGAGCGCAATCGCTAACCATCACCGCGCGTCTCACAGGCAAGTTCGTTCCGCCGCTCTTCCACCCCAACGTCTACCCTTCAGGCACCGTCTGCCTCTCCATCCTcaacgaagaagaaggctggAAGCCCGCCATCAACATCAAGGAGATCCTACTCGGTATCCAGTCGCTTCTCGACGAGCCTAACCCAGATTCTCCAGCTCAGGCTGACGCATTCAACCTTTTCAAGAAGGACAAGATTGCGTACGAGCGCAAGATTAAGCAGATTGTCAAGGAGAACCCGGCACCTTAGTATCCTGAGGCTCAGGAGTGGCCTATGGCTGATCTGGGGAAGCGCAAGATCAAGCAGATCGTCAATGAAGACCCGGCACGTTAGGTACCAGAGGTTCAGGAGGGGCCTACGGCTTACCTGGGGAAGCGCAAAGGGAAGTTGTGACTGGCGGCATGGGATCTTGGCTTGTAACTTGAAAGTTGGCATAGGCCGGCATGAAAACGACTTGATGGTTGCACATTACTTTTTTTGGACGAGCGAGCTTCTAGCTTTGGCGCATATGCACGTCTTTGACGCGATCAAGGCGGATCCTGGCGTTCTGGTAGTACAAATTATGCAAGCGGGGGGCTACTTAGACGGAGAAAAGAGCCATTGTACGGTTATGATACCtagcttcttcttctccttaGCTTTCTTCATAGCGGACTTACGTCCGTTTGGAAATCTATCAATGATTCACCCATGCAGAAAAGCTCCAGTAGTGGTATCAAATATATTAAAGTGAACCTGATGATCCTTGATGTAATCCAGGTAAGGAAAGATTTGGCAGTCCATGTTGCCACGCCCAAGCAGCGTGGCCCCCGCATTTTGATATAGTACAAGCTTCTCGTCTTAAGAAAGCTTCCCACGACTCCCTGTCCAATTTTGTGCCCTTTGTTCATCCTACTGTTGAAAACAGAGCTCGTAGTTCAAGACCGAAGTCTGATAGTATCTTCAGCATCCTGAATGGCAAACGAATGGAGCGCTGTACCGGTCTGATGAAGACCTAGTACGGGCGGTATGCCGAGCCTCCTCTTCCGCCGCGGTATCCGCCACGGTAGCCACCTCCTCGTGGAGCGCCGTAGCCACCACCACCGAATCCACCGCGTCCGTAGGGCGAGCCGCGGCCACCGTAGCCACCTCGGGGGGCACCTCGACCaccgcctctgcctctggtCATGCCAGGGAGGTTCGTTCGCTTTGGGACGACCTGTTACCATGCGTTAGCTTCCGCATACCCACGTACAAAGTTGCTGGGTTTCCGTACCTTGAGGTTCCGATTCCGGAACTCGCTTCCGTCGAGAACTAGGGCCTCATTGACTAGATGCGGTTCTGTGAACTCCACATACGCATACCTGCATACGCTCATTAGCGTTCCGATCTTTCTGCCAAACTCTTGCCAGGTAGCGAAAGAACATGTTTGCAAGCATCCACATACGCTGCTGTGAATGCGACTCTACGCGACTCATTGCGCGCACGTTTGCTGGTGGGTGGAATAACGTGTCAAAGGAACGCGCAAATCTTCAAAGGAAACCTCCTCTTAGTACTGACCCTTTAGGATGCCCCGTGAACTTGTCCAGTAGTATGGTCACGCGGTTAATGCTGCCAATGGACTGAAAATGTGCCTGAATCTCTTCAGGGCTGGCGCCGTAGTCGACATTGCCGACAAAGACACTTCGCGCGTCGACGTCTTCTTTGCTCTCGCGCATTTCGTGTCGCTCGTTGTCGATGGCTGCCTGCATTTGGCGCAGCTTCTGGGCTTCTTCCTCCATCTCTTGTACGCGACGCCTCATTGCTGAGATCTCTTCCTACTGTGCTGTCAGTATGGAGTCGCAAAATGAGGTCCCAGCAGGCGATCTTTGTGCTTTGCATGATTTCTG
This sequence is a window from Pyrenophora tritici-repentis strain M4 chromosome 4, whole genome shotgun sequence. Protein-coding genes within it:
- a CDS encoding KfrA-N domain containing protein, with the protein product MSSPIREKPSMSQRAFKPNPMMQTRDAATKRRREIFFKRVQNKRDDKKWESRGEQIQQLDFVSERKRWEAEKARQAPPENDDVPEELLDDAAALPTQLPHYQNATTQFDQGLTEADYVAAQEEYELQQLVASMEQDGDGQSSQHYGSDDDDYDSIFMECAMVGGSVWVWGRCGYGHDGWLNSIPEVKRSLWSLLLIIKA
- a CDS encoding Pex19 multi-domain protein; this translates as MTDTAAKKEEQEAVKPSTAAAPPPPEVASDPEEDDLSDLDDVLDEFANTKLDAKVPTASSIAAAYPSDAPASSGPGRPAQDISPAELLLEDQDEFQKQLQKEMENLLGQGDFQKQFEDIMKEMSEEMGGANPLAVPGHGHSDASKPEGTNTAKASAGPSAEKETSAKAEKSFQETIKKTMERMQSSSDTATSAAASSSQDDILAQMLASMESGGFGGGEGGEEDFSKVLMGMMEQLTNKDILYEPMKELDDKFPQWMEKNREKTEKDDLKRFEEQQTLVREIVGRFERKGYSDDNPQDREYIVERMQKMQAAGSPPPDLVGDMNAAQEALQDMDQGCPTQ
- a CDS encoding Ubiquitin-protein ligase; translation: MSLCINRLSEERKSWRRDHPFGFFAKPMRGTNGMMDLKKWECGVPGKEKTIWEGGLFKLEVVFPDEYPTKPPKCKFVPPLFHPNVYPSGTVCLSILNEEEGWKPAINIKEILLGIQSLLDEPNPDSPAQADAFNLFKKDKIAYERKIKQIVKENPAP
- a CDS encoding RNA-binding protein(RRM domain); its protein translation is MSDVDTELKREEDERLDTAEDPNEEEEISAMRRRVQEMEEEAQKLRQMQAAIDNERHEMRESKEDVDARSVFVGNVDYGASPEEIQAHFQSIGSINRVTILLDKFTGHPKGYAYVEFTEPHLVNEALVLDGSEFRNRNLKVRKPSNFVVPKRTNLPGMTRGRGGGRGAPRGGYGGRGSPYGRGGFGGGGYGAPRGGGYRGGYRGGRGGSAYRPY